A genomic segment from Capra hircus breed San Clemente chromosome 15, ASM170441v1, whole genome shotgun sequence encodes:
- the LOC102172646 gene encoding heterogeneous nuclear ribonucleoprotein A3: MEGHDPKEPEQLRKLFIGGLSFETTDDSLREHFEKWGTLTDCVVMRDPQTKRSRGFGFVTYSCVEEVDAAMCARPHKVDGRVVEPKRAVSREDSVKPGAHLTVKKIFVGGIKEDTEEYNLRDYFEKYGKIETIEVMEDRQSGKKRGFAFVTFDDHDTVDKIVVQKYHTINGHNCEVKKALSKQEMQSAGSQRGRGGGSGNFMGRGGNFGGGGGNFGRGGNFGGRGGYGGGGGGSRGSYGGGDGGYNGFGGDGGNYGGGPGYSSRGGYGGGGPGGYGNQGGGYGGGGGGYDGYNEGGNFGGGNYGGGGNYNDFGNYSGQQQSNYGPMKGGSFGGRSSGSPYGGGYGSGGGSGGYGSRRF, translated from the coding sequence ATGGAGGGTCATGATCCCAAAGAACCAGAGCAGTTGAGAAAGCTGTTTATTGGTGGTTTGAGCTTTGAAACTACAGATGACAGCTTAAGAGAACATTTTGAGAAATGGGGCACACTTACAGATTGTGTGGTGATGAGAGATCCCCAAACAAAACGTTCCAGGGGCTTTGGTTTTGTGACTTACTCTTGTGTTGAAGAAGTGGATGCCGCAATGTGTGCTCGACCGCACAAGGTTGATGGGCGTGTAGTGGAACCAAAGAGAGCTGTTTCTAGAGAGGATTCTGTAAAGCCTGGTGCCCATCTAACAGTGAAGAAAATTTTTGTTGGTGGTATTAAAGAAGATACAGAAGAATATAATTTGAGAGACTACTTTGAAAAGTATGGCAAGATTGAAACCATAGAAGTTATGGAAGACAGGCAGAGTGGGAAAAAGAGAGGATTTGCTTTTGTAACTTTTGATGATCATGATACAGTTGATAAAATTGTCGTTCAGAAATACCACACTATTAATGGGCATAATTGTGAAGTGAAAAAGGCCCTTTCTAAACAAGAGATGCAATCTGCTGGATCACAAAGAGGTCGTGGAGGTGGATCTGGCAACTTTATGGGTCGTGGAGGAAACTTTGGAGGTGGTGGAGGTAACTTTGGCCGTGGTGGAAACTTCGGTGGAAGAGGAGGctatggtggtggaggtggtggcagCAGAGGGAGTTATGGAGGAGGTGATGGTGGATATAATGGATTTGGAGGTGATGGTGGCAACTATGGCGGTGGCCCTGGTTATAGCAGTAGAGGAGGCTACGGTGGTGGTGGACCAGGAGGATATGGAAACCAAGGTGGTGGATATGGTGGCGGTGGTGGAGGATATGATGGTTACAATGAAGGAGGAAATTTTGGAGGTGGTAACTATGGTGGTGGTGGAAACTATAATGATTTTGGAAATTATAGTGGACAACAGCAGTCAAATTATGGACCCATGAAAGGGGGTAGTTTTGGTGGAAGAAGCTCGGGCAGTCCCTATGGTGGTGGTTATGGATCTGGTGGTGGAAGTGGTGGATATGGTAGCAGAAGGTTCTAA
- the ACAT1 gene encoding acetyl-CoA acetyltransferase, mitochondrial, translating into MPVLAALLRRGARGRGLLLQRRVQEIRYVERSYVSKPTLNEVVIVSATRTPIGSFLGSLSSLPATKLGSIAIQGAIEKAGIPKEEVKEAYMGNVLQGGEGQAPTRQAVLGAGLPISTPCTTINKVCASGMKAIMMASQNLMCGHQDVMVAGGMESMSNVPYVMNRGATPYGGVKLEDLIVKDGLTDVYNKIHMGNCAENTAKKLNIAREEQDTYALNSYTRSKAAWEGGRFGDEVVPVTITVKGKPDVVVKEDEEYKRVDFSKIPKLKTVFQRENGTVTAANASTLNDGAAAVVLMTADAAKRLNVKPLARIAAFADAAVEPIDFPIAPAYAVPKVLKDAGLKKEDITMWEVNEAFSLVVLANIKMLEIDPQKVNINGGAVSLGHPIGMSGARIVVHLAHALKQGEYGLASICNGGGGASAMLIQKL; encoded by the exons GAAATAAGGTATGTGGAGCGAAGTTATGTATCAAAACCCACTTTGAAT GAAGTGGTCATAGTAAGTGCTACAAGAACACCCATTGGGTCCTTTCTAGGCAGTCTTTCCTCTCTGCCAGCCACTAAACTTGGTTCCATTGCAATTCAGGGAGCCATTGAAAAGGCAG ggattcCAAAAGAAGAAGTGAAAGAAGCATACATGGGGAATGTTCTacaaggaggtgaaggacaggCCCCTACAAGGCAAGCAGTACTGGGTGCAG GCTTACCTATTTCTACTCCATGTACCACTATAAACAAAGTTTGTGCCTCAGGAATGAAAGCTATCATGATGGCCTCTCAGAATCTTATGTGTGGACATCAG GACGTGATGGTGGCAGGAGGGATGGAGAGCATGTCCAATGTCCCCTATGTAATGAACAGAGGAGCAACACCATATGGTGGGGTAAAGCTTGAAGATTTGATTGTAAAAGATGGACTAACTGATGTCTACAATAAAATTCATATG GGCAACTGTGCTGAAAATACTGCAAAGAAGCTGAATATTGCACGAGAGGAACAGGATACCTATGCTCTTAATTCCTATACCAGAAGTAAAGCAGCATGGGAAGGCGGAAGATTTGGAGATGAAGTTGTTCCTGTCACAATTACAGTAAAAG gTAAACCAGATGTAGTGGTGAAGGAAGATGAAGAATATAAACGTGTTGATTTTAGCAAAATTCCAAAGctgaagacagttttccaaagagaaaatg GTACAGTAACAGCTGCCAATGCCAGCACACTGAATGATGGAGCAGCTGCTGTGGTTCTGATGACTGCAGATGCAGCTAAGAGGCTCAATGTTAAACCACTGGCAAGAATAGCAG catTTGCTGATGCTGCTGTAGAACCTATTGATTTTCCAATTGCACCTGCATATGCTGTTCCTAAG gttcttaaagatgcaggtttgaaaaAAGAAGATATTACTATGTGGGAAGTAAATGAAGCCTTTAGTCTGGTCGTACTAGCAAACATTAAAATGCTAGAGATTGATCCCCAAAAAGTGAATATCAATGGAGGAGCTGTTTCTCTTGGACATCCAATTGG GATGTCTGGAGCCAGAATTGTCGTCCATTTGGCTCATGCGTTGAAGCAAGGAGAATATGGTCTTGCCAGTATTTGCAACGGAGGAGGAGGTGCTTCTGCCATGCTGATCCAAAAGCTGTAG